TGTATCATATACGgttattcaaatttataaacgTGATTACATGGAATGcaaccaaaatgaatataaattatttacattCGAAACACAATTTGTTATAACtttgattaacaaaatttcaattaattacCTAGAAATTTCgagaaagagattgataaAATCAGAGCttattttcatacaaaaaataaagtaaaatcaGAGCTTATAATTTTCCAATATCCTCTAAGgttctttttttaatgtcaTACAAAAACGCGACAGAAAAAAAGTCATACAAAAAGACACTAGGtttcaataattataatttaaaagatgATTATAAAACCCATGAAGGATGAATCATCTTACGATcagaaaaaaattgtcaagCAGAGTTTGAAATATCAACAATGGCCAAGAAAGCTTTACTGATTGGGATCAACTACGTGGGAACCAAGGCAGAGCTACGAGGCTGCGTCAACGATGTCCGTCGGATGCGGATAAGCCTCGTCGAACGGTACGGATTCTCCGAGGAGAACATCAAAATGTTGATTGATACTGATAGTTCTTCGATCAAACCGACCGGTAAGAACATCAGACAGGCGTTGTTAGATCTCGTTGAACCGGCTAAATCGGGTGATGTTCTCTTCGTCCATTACAGTGGACATGGGACTAGGTTACCCGCGGAAactggagaagatgatgatactGGTTACGATGAGTGTATTGTTCCTTCCGATATGAATCTCATCACCGGTAAgtgaaaacataaactaaagttgacttttaatttttcatgtttacgtaacaattttaaattttcctTACCAGTTCCAGTTGTTATGAATTATTAAGGTGACTCTGTTTTACAGATGATGATTTCAGGGATCTTGTGGATATGGTGCCAAAGGATTGTCCCATCACAATCATATCTGACTCTTGTCACAGTGGCGGTCTCATAGATGAAGCCAAAGAGCAGATAGGAGAGAgcacgaagaagaagaaagactctGGAGACTCTTCAACGATCAACAAGGAGACAGAAGCAGAGATAATTGAAGTGGGAAACAGATCTCTGCCATTGGAGACTTTGATTGATATGCTGAAGCAAGAAACAGGCAACGATGATATCGAAGTGGGGAAAATCAGGACAACCCTTTTCGATATGTTTGGAGATGATTCAAGTCCAAAGGTGAAGAAGTTTATGAATGTGATTCTAAGCAACCTACAAGAGACTACTACTACTATTCAAACTGTTTCAGATGAGGTATTGGGATCAGTTGAGAACCTAGCTCAAGAGTTTCTGGAGCAGAAGCTTAGCGACGATGTGAAACCCGCGATCCAAGATGTGTATGCAGGTGCTATAAATGGTGCACTTCCTGATAATGGTATACTGATCAGTGGTTGCCAAACTGATCAAACTTCTTCAGACGCAAGCCCACCGGGTCACCCGGAATTGGCTTATGGAGCACTAACCAATGCTATACAGATTATAATTGGGGAGACTAAAGGTAAGATTAGTAACAAAGATCTTGTTTTGAAGGCTAGGAAGCTTCTTAGGAAACAGGGCTTTGATCAACGACCGGGACTGTATTGCAATGATGCTTATGTCAATGCTCGGTTTATATGTTGATTAATTTGggaagtttttgttgtttcttgatttggtttcttgtgGAATAAGTTTTCTGATTTGTGTGTTGTTGTGactttaatttgaatattttcatatCCCAAGTACtgtttggttttaagtttAGTTTTGCTCATaccatttttaatttgtggtaaaattaattaatggttTATCCCTATATTAATGTAAATCTTACCTTACGGTACAAGAAATACAACCGTTATTTTCCATTATAAGAATTTGACATGGAACTGATTAGTAAAAAGCGACGTGCTAAGCATTTATAGATTGTGTGTGCCATCATACCAGGAGAGGCTATAAACAATAACAAGCGACATTTGCGTAATTATTTGGTTTGAAGATACGTAAATTTCTTGccatatactatttttttcacaatatATAGTTCTATACTTGTACGTTTTAGCTTTGGTTGGAAAATGGACAAGCCATAgacgttttcttcttctctaaacggctagaattttgaatatttgagtTAGAATATAATTTCATCCCTTAATTTTaatgtaattattttatcCAAGGAAAAATTAATGTAATTTACTACCATTTTTTTGACTacaattcaattaaaacattaGTTTTCAAAGTTTCCAACAGATATATATGGTATGGAAATTATGACGATATAAAACTAACTTTATTATTAAAGTTTTGCTGGCAACCTTATTAAGGCTTCTTTAATTTAATAGTGTTAAACATTGTTATAAAAGAATGAAGGACCAAATGTAACAGCTCACGatcagaataaaaaaattgtaacgcAGACGTTTTGAGATATCTTCAATGGCGAAGAAAGCTGTGTTGATTGGAATCAATTACCCTGGAACCAAGGCGGAGCTACGGGGATGCGTCAACGATGTCCGGAGAGTGCACAAATCTCTCGTGGATCGGTTTGGATTCTCCGAGAGAAACATCACTGAGCTGATTGATACTGACGAGTCTTCCACCAAACCTACAGGGAAGAATATTCGAAGGGCATTGTTGAATCTAGTTGAATCCGCTAAACCGGGTGATGTTCTTGTCGTCCATTACAGTGGACACGGGACGAGGTTGCCGGCGGAGACTGGAGAAGACGATGATACTGGTTATGATGAGTGTATTGTTCCTTGTGATATGAATCTTATCACCGGTAAGTCATAATTAGATTTGACATTGACATTTTTGAACTTTGTcctgtttttttggttagattATTAGATTCAGGggaattatgtttttatgcATTTGGTCAAAAATCAGTTGAATTATTTCATCAAttcaagaagatttttttgCTATTGTTTCAAATTCACTCGTTTTCATATATTCTCAGATGATGAGTTTAGAGATCTTGTGGAGAAAGTACCAAAGGAAGCACACATTACAATCATCTCAGACTCTTGTCACAGTGGTGGTCTCATCGATGAAGCTAAAGAGCAGATCGGAGAGAGcacgaagaagaagccaaagaaAGAATCTGGAGGCTCTTCAGGACTTGGAATCAAAGGCTTTGTGCGTGAAGCTGTGGAAGAAGCACTGGAATCTAAAGGGATCGCCATTCCTCACCACAAAGATGAGAAAGACGAAAACAAGACTAAAGAGCTTAAACTAGAAGATGGGGCAAAAGTCCATGTCGTGAACAAATCTCTGCCTCTACAAACTCTAATCGATATCCTCAAGCAAAATACAGGTAACAATGATATCGAAGTTGGGAAAATCAGACCAACCCTTTTCAATGTGTTTGGAGAAGATGCATCCCCAAAGGTTAAGAAGTTCATGAAAGTGATTCTAACAAAGCTGCAAGAAGGTAAAACTGAAGGTGGGATATTGGGAATGATTGGGAAACTAGCTCAAGAGTTTCTTAAGCATAAACTAAACGATGACGAAGAGTATGTGAAACCCGCGATGAAGACACATGTTGGGAACAAGCAAGAGGTCTATGCAGGCGCGAGCAATGGTTCTCTTGCGGATAACGGTATTTTGATTAGTGGTTGCCAAACAGATCAAACTTCTGCAGACGCGAGTCCTCAAGGTCATCCTGAAATGGCTTATGGAGCATTCACCAATGCTGTGCAGATCATACTTGAGGAGACAAAGGGTATGATTACATACAAAGAACTTGTTTTGAAGGCAAGGAAGCTTCTTAAGAAACAAGGCTTTTCTCAACGACCAGGACTATATTGCAGTGATAGTTTTGTGAATGCTCCGTTTATTTGTTAAGGATTGTATTTTGGTTCAAAAGCTTTCTTGTTGAATAAGTTATGTGACttgttgtttgatgtttttttttttttttttcggtttagTTACAACTGTGTTTAAAATTTCACATTTGAactacagtaaaacctctataaattaataatgttgggaccgagaaaatttattaatttagagaagtattaatttatcgataaattaataattattaatttattaatttatagaaagattaataattattaatttatagaaagattttacaaattttgtaatttttagaaaaattcgATATAAAagtagttttttctttataatcaataattttttctaaaactaattagaagcaaaaaacaattattaagtttaaaaaataataaaaagttttttcgatgtaataaaaattttagaattaaactctaaaaataattaactgaaatgaaagaaaaaataatactagagtcatattttaataaatcttttacatataatattgatatatatatatatatatatgtatatattggtaaatttacataattattaatttataatattgatgggactatatatttatataggattttcaaaaaagttattatcttattaatttattgatttgtatcaatttttacaTTGGTCCGAACTCGGGACCggaataatttattaatttatagaggttattaatttatcgagtattaatttatggaggttttactgtagtttgaaaaagaaaaaaaatatatatattcacaacATTTAGTGTGAAATTTACATggatttagttaaaaataattaattcttTCCTTAAGTTTAAGTTTTAAAGtgaaaatcattattattttttaaaaatgagttGAAGTTTCAAATCCATATTACGTGAAAATATCTCCGAACTTCGAACACCTCAAAGCTTACAGACCAACTTAGTACGGGATGCGTAGGCGTGGTTAGTTTTCGacgtttttaaaatataacacttagactaatttttaaaaattaataatgaaattaacatggttttagtttaaaattataaattatttccttaaagtttaaattttaaattggttttaatttctaagtgaaaatcattattattattttaaaatgagtTGAAGTGTCAAATCTATATTACGTGAAAACATCCCCGAACTTCGAACACCACAAAGCTTACGAACCAATTAATGACGGGATGCATAGGCGCGGTTAGTTTCGacgatttcaaaatttaacacttcaactaatttttaaaaataataatgaaattaatattattttcttaaactttaaaatgtaatttagTGATAATCACTATTatttctaaaactaaattgATAGTTGAActaatttttaacaaataaaaaggaagaaaataaaaataagaaatgaaaaaaggaATACCTTGTTGGTAGCAAAGAAGGCCCATACAGCCAACCCCATTCCAAAGTCAAACGTGAGCCCACCGTTCTTCTGTACCTCCACCACTTGCACGAGATCCAATTTGACGAAGAAGATTCATTCTTTGTGACATCGACGAAACATGactctgatttttttgtttgtgtgatcTTGTTCATCCTCTCTCCCTCGATCTGATCGGACAGATTTTTGATTGCAATGCGAAGAAGCAAACATGGG
This sequence is a window from Arabidopsis thaliana chromosome 1 sequence. Protein-coding genes within it:
- the MC5 gene encoding metacaspase 5 (metacaspase 5 (MC5); FUNCTIONS IN: cysteine-type endopeptidase activity; INVOLVED IN: induction of apoptosis; LOCATED IN: chloroplast; EXPRESSED IN: root; CONTAINS InterPro DOMAIN/s: Peptidase C14, caspase catalytic (InterPro:IPR011600); BEST Arabidopsis thaliana protein match is: metacaspase 4 (TAIR:AT1G79340.1); Has 1246 Blast hits to 1206 proteins in 288 species: Archae - 3; Bacteria - 374; Metazoa - 2; Fungi - 283; Plants - 322; Viruses - 0; Other Eukaryotes - 262 (source: NCBI BLink).); the protein is MAKKAVLIGINYPGTKAELRGCVNDVRRVHKSLVDRFGFSERNITELIDTDESSTKPTGKNIRRALLNLVESAKPGDVLVVHYSGHGTRLPAETGEDDDTGYDECIVPCDMNLITDDEFRDLVEKVPKEAHITIISDSCHSGGLIDEAKEQIGESTKKKPKKESGGSSGLGIKGFVREAVEEALESKGIAIPHHKDEKDENKTKELKLEDGAKVHVVNKSLPLQTLIDILKQNTGNNDIEVGKIRPTLFNVFGEDASPKVKKFMKVILTKLQEGKTEGGILGMIGKLAQEFLKHKLNDDEEYVKPAMKTHVGNKQEVYAGASNGSLADNGILISGCQTDQTSADASPQGHPEMAYGAFTNAVQIILEETKGMITYKELVLKARKLLKKQGFSQRPGLYCSDSFVNAPFIC
- the MC6 gene encoding metacaspase 6 (metacaspase 6 (MC6); FUNCTIONS IN: cysteine-type endopeptidase activity; INVOLVED IN: proteolysis; LOCATED IN: cellular_component unknown; EXPRESSED IN: stem, root; CONTAINS InterPro DOMAIN/s: Peptidase C14, caspase catalytic (InterPro:IPR011600); BEST Arabidopsis thaliana protein match is: metacaspase 5 (TAIR:AT1G79330.1); Has 1177 Blast hits to 1175 proteins in 293 species: Archae - 4; Bacteria - 354; Metazoa - 0; Fungi - 270; Plants - 306; Viruses - 0; Other Eukaryotes - 243 (source: NCBI BLink).), which produces MAKKALLIGINYVGTKAELRGCVNDVRRMRISLVERYGFSEENIKMLIDTDSSSIKPTGKNIRQALLDLVEPAKSGDVLFVHYSGHGTRLPAETGEDDDTGYDECIVPSDMNLITDDDFRDLVDMVPKDCPITIISDSCHSGGLIDEAKEQIGESTKKKKDSGDSSTINKETEAEIIEVGNRSLPLETLIDMLKQETGNDDIEVGKIRTTLFDMFGDDSSPKVKKFMNVILSNLQETTTTIQTVSDEVLGSVENLAQEFLEQKLSDDVKPAIQDVYAGAINGALPDNGILISGCQTDQTSSDASPPGHPELAYGALTNAIQIIIGETKGKISNKDLVLKARKLLRKQGFDQRPGLYCNDAYVNARFIC